A region from the Acyrthosiphon pisum isolate AL4f chromosome A1, pea_aphid_22Mar2018_4r6ur, whole genome shotgun sequence genome encodes:
- the LOC100159578 gene encoding dynein heavy chain 12, axonemal-like isoform X2, giving the protein MPELEKICESFSVEHTNSEFRLWLTSYPVEYFSVSVLQNSVKMTNEPPKGLRANIHRSFTSDPITNEEFFEGCKVQSVRFKKLIFSLCFFHALVQERRNYGPIGWNRLYEFNETDLRISVVQLQNFLNEYPNVQFDALRYLTGECNYGGRVTDDWDRRCLTTCLRKFYTKSVIKTSNFKFDKAGVYCCPDLKEYDQILEHIQGFPLITKPEIFGLHENADLIRERQESELILHSVLKTQDSKTTGGEGGSSEDLILTFSTDILNKLPNKFDVTLALEKYPTTYNQSMNTVLVQEMGRFNKLLDVIKFSLTNLQRSVKGLILMSNELEEVYHSILVSKIPVVWANSSYPSLKPLGSYIKDFLQRMAFLQKWYIHGTPNSFWISGFYFTQAFLTGSQQNFARKFQIPIDLLTFDYKIMDRKMIVSSAPENGVYVYGLFLDGARWSNKKSSLKECKAKQLYSRMPIIHMIPIKKEDLKFDTVYLCPMYKTAERKGTLSTTGHSTNFVIALWIPTIKQPEHWIMRGVALLCQLSQ; this is encoded by the exons ATGCCTGAACTTGAAAAG atTTGTGAAAGTTTTTCGGTTGAACATACCAATTCTGAGTTTAGACTCTGGTTAACATCTTATCCCGTGGAATATTTTTCTGTGTCTGTGCTTCAAAATAGCGTTAAGATGACTAATGAACCGCCAAAAGGACTTCGGgctaatatacatag ATCATTTACTAGTGATCCGATAACAAATGAAGAATTTTTCGAGGGCTGTAAAGTGCAAAGTGTACGTTTTAAGAAACTCATTTTCAGCTTGTGCTTCTTTCATGCTTTGGTTCAAGAGCGTCGCAATTACGGTCCAATCGGATGGAACAGACTGTACGAGTTCAACGAAACTGACCTTAGAATCAGTGTAGTACAATTACAGAATTTTCTGAACGAATATCCCAATGTCCAGTTCGATGCCTTGCGTTATCTTACCGGTGAATGCAACTACGGTGGACGTGTAACGGACGATTGGGATCGTCGTTGTCTGACCACGTGTCTACGCAAATTCTACACGAAATCGGTTATTAAAACGAGCAATTTCAAGTTTGATAAGGCTG GAGTTTATTGCTGTCCTGATTTAAAAGAATACGATCAAATCTTAGAACACATTCAAGGATTTCCGTTGATCACAAAACCTGAGATTTTTGGTCTGCATGAAAATGCTGATCTCATTAGAGAGCGTCAAGAAAGCGAATTAATTCTCCATTCCGTTCTTAAGacacaa GATTCGAAAACTACCGGTGGCGAAGGTGGATCGTCCGAAGATCTGATTTTAACATTTTCCACAGACATCCTTAACAAATTGCCAAACAAATTCGACGTTACACTCGCTCTTGAAAAATATCCTACCACTTACAATCAGTCTATGAATACAGTTCTGGTGCAAGAAATGGGTCGGTTTAACAAACTATTGGACGTCATTAAATTTAGCCTGACAAACTTACAGAGAAGTGTTAAAG GATTAATTTTAATGTCTAACGAACTAGAAGAAGTTTATCACAGTATCTTAGTAAGCAAAATTCCAGTGGTCTGGGCTAACAGTTCATATCCATCGCTAAAACCATTGGGAAGttatattaaagattttttgCAGCGTATGGCATTTTTACAG aaatgGTACATTCATGGTACTCCAAATTCATTTTGGATATCCGGCTTCTATTTTACACAAGCATTTTTAACAGGATCCCAACAAAATTTTGCAAGAaagtttcaaatacctataGATTTGTTGACCTTTGACTATAAG ATCATGGACAGAAAAATGATAGTAAGTTCAGCACCTGAAAATGGTGTTTATGTTTATGGACTATTTTTGGATGGGGCGAGGTGGAGTAATAAAAAATCAAGTCTTAAAGAGTGTAAGGCAAAACAACTATACTCCAGAATGCCAATAATTCACATGataccaataaaaaaagaagattTGAAATTTGACACTGTTTATTTGTGTCCAATGTACAAAACGGCTGAAAGAAAAGGCACATTATCTACTACAGGGCATTCAACTAACTTTGTTATTGCTTTATGGATACCAACAATTAAACAGCCAGAACACTGGATAATGAGAGGCGTTGCTCTATTATGTCAACTATCGCAATAA
- the LOC100163689 gene encoding glutaminyl-peptide cyclotransferase, translating to MAFLRFTFVVIQIITIVLSQKVSSRNKQNTAISQDTTYKLCHMGIEQHFKPILDEMLIERVVGTNNHEFIKTYIAEEMKNNGWAVELDEFIASTPKGVYNMTNVVATLNPMADRYIVIACHYDSKLMDFYFVGATDSAVPCAMMLYMAESLNQRLEAFKNTPLSLMMVFFDGEEAFEEWSDSDSLYGSRHLASKMENTKFLHNGRQLNQLYRIEFLMLLDLLGTKNPKFYNYFLETADLYRSLIKSETILNKTGCLIEHTDTYFRPMSAFVKIDDDHIPFYQRGIEVVHMIPNPFPKVWHKKSDNKDALHMPTILNLIKIVQVFIVSYLETQ from the exons atggcATTTTTAAGATTTACTTTCGTAGTTATTCAAATCATTACAATTGTCTTGTCACAGAAAGTCAGTTCTAGAAATAAACAA aacaCTGCTATTTCTCAAGATACTACTTACAAATTATGTCACATGGGGATTgaacaacattttaaaccaaTCTTAGATGAAATGTTGATTGAAAGAGTAGTTGGAACAAATAATCACGAATTTATAAAAACG taCATTGCGGAGGAAATGAAGAATAATGGTTGGGCAGTAGAACTAGATGAATTCATAGCTTCCACACCAAAAGGCGTGTACAATATGACTAACGTTGTGGCTACTCTAAACCCCATGGCTGATCGGTATATAGTTATTGCATGCCATTATGATTCAAAACtaatggatttttattttgtcggCGCTACTGATTCAGCAGTGCCCTGTGCTATGATGTTATACATGGCAGAATCATTAAACCAACGACTTGAAGCCTTTAAAAATACT ccTTTAAGCTTGATGATGGTATTTTTCGATGGGGAAGAAGCTTTTGAGGAATGGTCAGATTCAGATTCTCTTTACGGTTCCCGACATTTAGCTTCAAAGATGGAAAATACCAAATTTCTACATAATGGTCgacaattaaatcaattatatagAATT gaatTTTTAATGCTACTAGATTTGTTGGGCACAAAGAATCCAAAAttctataactattttttagaaACTGCTGACCTATATCGATCTTTGATAAAATCTGAAACAATCTTAAACAAAACTGGTTGTCTGATTGAACATACTGATACCTATTTCCGTCCAATGTCTGCATTTGTTAAAATTGATGATGATCATATTCCATTTTATCAAagag GAATTGAAGTAGTCCATATGATTCCAAATCCATTTCCAAAAGTTTGGCATAAGAAAAGTGATAATAAAGATGCATTGCACATGCCAACAATACTgaacttaataaaaattgttcaagtATTTATAGTTAGTTATTTGGAAACGcagtga
- the LOC100159578 gene encoding dynein heavy chain 12, axonemal-like isoform X1 has product MPELEKICESFSVEHTNSEFRLWLTSYPVEYFSVSVLQNSVKMTNEPPKGLRANIHRSFTSDPITNEEFFEGCKVQSVRFKKLIFSLCFFHALVQERRNYGPIGWNRLYEFNETDLRISVVQLQNFLNEYPNVQFDALRYLTGECNYGGRVTDDWDRRCLTTCLRKFYTKSVIKTSNFKFDKAGVYCCPDLKEYDQILEHIQGFPLITKPEIFGLHENADLIRERQESELILHSVLKTQDRVDLWEKIQFNNDSKTTGGEGGSSEDLILTFSTDILNKLPNKFDVTLALEKYPTTYNQSMNTVLVQEMGRFNKLLDVIKFSLTNLQRSVKGLILMSNELEEVYHSILVSKIPVVWANSSYPSLKPLGSYIKDFLQRMAFLQKWYIHGTPNSFWISGFYFTQAFLTGSQQNFARKFQIPIDLLTFDYKIMDRKMIVSSAPENGVYVYGLFLDGARWSNKKSSLKECKAKQLYSRMPIIHMIPIKKEDLKFDTVYLCPMYKTAERKGTLSTTGHSTNFVIALWIPTIKQPEHWIMRGVALLCQLSQ; this is encoded by the exons ATGCCTGAACTTGAAAAG atTTGTGAAAGTTTTTCGGTTGAACATACCAATTCTGAGTTTAGACTCTGGTTAACATCTTATCCCGTGGAATATTTTTCTGTGTCTGTGCTTCAAAATAGCGTTAAGATGACTAATGAACCGCCAAAAGGACTTCGGgctaatatacatag ATCATTTACTAGTGATCCGATAACAAATGAAGAATTTTTCGAGGGCTGTAAAGTGCAAAGTGTACGTTTTAAGAAACTCATTTTCAGCTTGTGCTTCTTTCATGCTTTGGTTCAAGAGCGTCGCAATTACGGTCCAATCGGATGGAACAGACTGTACGAGTTCAACGAAACTGACCTTAGAATCAGTGTAGTACAATTACAGAATTTTCTGAACGAATATCCCAATGTCCAGTTCGATGCCTTGCGTTATCTTACCGGTGAATGCAACTACGGTGGACGTGTAACGGACGATTGGGATCGTCGTTGTCTGACCACGTGTCTACGCAAATTCTACACGAAATCGGTTATTAAAACGAGCAATTTCAAGTTTGATAAGGCTG GAGTTTATTGCTGTCCTGATTTAAAAGAATACGATCAAATCTTAGAACACATTCAAGGATTTCCGTTGATCACAAAACCTGAGATTTTTGGTCTGCATGAAAATGCTGATCTCATTAGAGAGCGTCAAGAAAGCGAATTAATTCTCCATTCCGTTCTTAAGacacaa GACAGAGtt GATTTATGggaaaaaattcaatttaataac GATTCGAAAACTACCGGTGGCGAAGGTGGATCGTCCGAAGATCTGATTTTAACATTTTCCACAGACATCCTTAACAAATTGCCAAACAAATTCGACGTTACACTCGCTCTTGAAAAATATCCTACCACTTACAATCAGTCTATGAATACAGTTCTGGTGCAAGAAATGGGTCGGTTTAACAAACTATTGGACGTCATTAAATTTAGCCTGACAAACTTACAGAGAAGTGTTAAAG GATTAATTTTAATGTCTAACGAACTAGAAGAAGTTTATCACAGTATCTTAGTAAGCAAAATTCCAGTGGTCTGGGCTAACAGTTCATATCCATCGCTAAAACCATTGGGAAGttatattaaagattttttgCAGCGTATGGCATTTTTACAG aaatgGTACATTCATGGTACTCCAAATTCATTTTGGATATCCGGCTTCTATTTTACACAAGCATTTTTAACAGGATCCCAACAAAATTTTGCAAGAaagtttcaaatacctataGATTTGTTGACCTTTGACTATAAG ATCATGGACAGAAAAATGATAGTAAGTTCAGCACCTGAAAATGGTGTTTATGTTTATGGACTATTTTTGGATGGGGCGAGGTGGAGTAATAAAAAATCAAGTCTTAAAGAGTGTAAGGCAAAACAACTATACTCCAGAATGCCAATAATTCACATGataccaataaaaaaagaagattTGAAATTTGACACTGTTTATTTGTGTCCAATGTACAAAACGGCTGAAAGAAAAGGCACATTATCTACTACAGGGCATTCAACTAACTTTGTTATTGCTTTATGGATACCAACAATTAAACAGCCAGAACACTGGATAATGAGAGGCGTTGCTCTATTATGTCAACTATCGCAATAA